The Hahella sp. HNIBRBA332 genome window below encodes:
- a CDS encoding type 1 pili tip component has product MKINALVQNWENTANVRLTNKEYPLRLRIEDAARVAALSEMYPLRSQEEIISELLSAALDELESSFPYVQGAKVVAEDEMGDPMYEDVGPTPRFLQLSKKYISLLKQELKAANS; this is encoded by the coding sequence ATGAAAATTAACGCTCTCGTACAAAACTGGGAAAACACCGCCAACGTCCGTCTTACGAACAAGGAATATCCCCTGCGCCTGCGCATAGAAGACGCAGCCAGAGTCGCAGCCCTCTCAGAAATGTATCCACTCCGTAGCCAGGAAGAAATCATCAGCGAACTCCTGTCCGCCGCGCTGGATGAGCTGGAAAGCAGCTTCCCTTACGTGCAAGGAGCCAAAGTAGTGGCGGAAGATGAAATGGGCGACCCCATGTACGAAGACGTCGGCCCGACGCCAAGGTTTTTGCAGTTGAGCAAGAAGTACATCAGCCTGCTCAAGCAAGAGCTGAAAGCGGCCAATAGCTAA
- the mazG gene encoding nucleoside triphosphate pyrophosphohydrolase yields MSEIDEGVQYTLEDLLYLMRRLRDPKDGCPWDLKQDFASIVPFTIEETYEVADAIEQEDWPHLRDELGDLLFQAVFYSQLAQEKDLFQWPDIVDGVVRKLLRRHPHVFPDGTLESRLAPGEKISEEQIKANWERIKQQERKLKKPGEAQESAASSSVLADIPNALPALQRAQKLQKRASLHGFDWPEINPVLDKIHEEIDELRHELAAPVLDQDKLEDELGDVLFCCVNLARFVKADPEAALRRANAKFVRRFNRIESLLQEQGKTLDDASLQEMDLLWDKAKEEGL; encoded by the coding sequence ATGAGCGAGATAGACGAGGGCGTTCAATATACCCTGGAGGATCTTTTATACCTGATGCGTCGCTTGCGGGATCCGAAGGACGGTTGTCCCTGGGATTTGAAGCAGGACTTTGCCTCCATTGTCCCGTTCACCATAGAGGAAACCTATGAAGTGGCGGATGCGATTGAGCAGGAAGACTGGCCGCATTTGCGTGATGAACTGGGAGATTTGCTTTTCCAGGCGGTTTTCTATTCACAGTTGGCGCAAGAGAAAGACCTGTTTCAATGGCCAGATATTGTGGATGGCGTTGTGCGTAAACTACTGCGCCGGCATCCTCATGTGTTTCCTGATGGAACCCTGGAAAGCCGTTTGGCTCCAGGAGAGAAAATCAGCGAAGAGCAGATTAAGGCTAATTGGGAGCGTATTAAGCAGCAGGAGCGAAAGTTAAAGAAGCCGGGGGAAGCGCAAGAGTCGGCAGCCTCCTCAAGTGTGTTGGCGGATATTCCCAACGCCCTGCCCGCGCTGCAGCGAGCGCAAAAACTACAGAAGCGCGCATCGTTGCATGGCTTTGACTGGCCGGAAATCAACCCTGTTCTTGACAAGATTCATGAAGAAATTGATGAATTGCGCCATGAGTTGGCGGCGCCGGTTCTGGATCAGGACAAGTTGGAGGATGAGCTGGGGGATGTGCTTTTTTGCTGCGTGAATCTGGCTCGATTCGTCAAGGCGGATCCCGAGGCGGCATTGCGCAGAGCTAACGCTAAATTCGTAAGGCGCTTCAACCGCATCGAGTCATTACTGCAAGAGCAGGGCAAGACACTGGATGACGCATCGCTGCAGGAAATGGACTTGCTCTGGGATAAAGCTAAAGAAGAAGGCCTGTAA